One window from the genome of Numida meleagris isolate 19003 breed g44 Domestic line chromosome 24, NumMel1.0, whole genome shotgun sequence encodes:
- the UBAP2L gene encoding ubiquitin-associated protein 2-like isoform X12, which produces MMTSVGTNRARGNWEQTQTQSQTQHKQRPQATAEQIRLAQMISDHNDADFEEKVKQLIDITGKNQDECVIALHDCNGDVNRAINVLLEGNPDTHSWEMVGKKKGVSGQKDSGQTEPSEESKENRERDRDFSRRRGAPPRRGRGASRGREFRGQENGLDGGKSGGSSGRGTERGRRGRGRGRGGSGRRGGRFSAQGMGTFNPADYAEPASTDESYGNSNTNTWNNTGSFEPDDGTSAWRAATEEWGTEDWNEDLSETKIFTASNVSSVPLPTENVTITAGQRIDLAVLLGKTPSSMENESTNLESSQAPSLAQPLVFSNSKQSAMSQPASGNSFSHHSMVSMLGKGFGDVGEAKGSSTTGSQFLEQFKTAQALAQLAAQHSQPGSSTAASSWDMGSATQTSSLVQYDLKNPTDSSVHSPFAKRQAFTSASTMIEVFMQDKQPVVTASTTVPAPPSSPLPSKANPVPQMSPGSSDNQSSSPQPAQQKLKQQKKKASLTSKIPALAVEMPGSADISGLNLQFGALQFGSEPVLAEYESTPTTSAAVSQSQSSLYTSTASESSSTISSNQSQESGYQSGTIQTATFTSQNSAQGPLYEQRSTQTRRYPNSISSSPQKDLTQAKNGFSSVQPTPLQSTQAVEGATGPAVKSDSPSAPSIAPLNDGVSAASLLSTASQHSTALSSLSHSEELPSTTTTQLSSTLPTQQNSLSSSTSSGRTSTSTLLHTSVESEASLHSSASTFSTSSSTVSAAPPVVSVSSSLSSVSSLGLSLSSNSTVTASTRSSVATTSGKAPPNLPPGVPPLLPNPYIMAPGLLHAYPPQVYGYDDLQMLQTRFPLDYYSIPFPTPTTPLTGRDGSLSSNPYSGDLTKFGRGDASSPAPATTLAQPQQSQTQTHHTTQQTFLNPALPPGYSYTSLPYYTGVPGLPSTFQYGPAVFPVAPTSSKQHGVNVSVNASATPFQQPSGYGSHGYSAGVSVTSSNTGVPDISGSVYSKTQQSFEKQGFHTGTPAASFNLPSALGSGGPINPATAAAYPPTPFMHILTPHQQPHSQILHHHLQQDGQVLQQLPYLQMILCCQRQQEDQSGSGQRSQGSSIPQKSQANKSAYNSYSWGTN; this is translated from the exons ATGATGACATCGGTGGGCACTAACCGAGCCCGGGGGAACTGGGAGCAGACACAGACACAGAGCCAGACACAGCACAAGCAGCGGCCGCAG GCCACTGCGGAACAGATTCGACTTGCACAGATGATTTCGGACCACAACGACGCCGACTTTGAGGAGAAGGTGAAACAA CTGATTGACATCACAGGCAAGAACCAGGATGAGTGTGTGATTGCTCTGCACGACTGCAATGGGGATGTTAACAGAGCCATCAatgtgctgctggagggcaATCCGGACACG CATTCCTGGGAAATGGTCGGGAAGAAGAAAGGCGTCTCGGGACAGAAGGACAGCGGACAGACAGAACCCAGCGAGGAGAGCAAAGAGAACCGCGAGAGAGATCGGGATTTCAGCAGACGACGCGGCGCGCCGCCGCGGCGGGGCCGAGGTGCCAGCCGTGGCAGGGAGT TTCGGGGCCAGGAGAATGGGCTGGATGGTGGGAAGAGTGGAGGCTCTTCTGGAAGAGGCACGGAGAGAGGGAGACGGGGACGTGGCCGGGGCCGAG GTGGCTCTGGAAGGCGGGGGGGAAGATTCTCTGCCCAAGGCATGGG AACTTTCAACCCGGCTGACTACGCCGAGCCGGCCAGCACGGACGAGAGCTATGGGAATAGCAACACCAACACGTGGAACAACACGGGCAGCTTCGAGCCGGACGATGGCACAA GTGCGTGGAGGGCTGCGACGGAGGAGTGGGGCACGGAGGACTGGAATGAAGAT CTGTCTGAGACAAAGATCTTCACTGCCTCCAACGTGTCTTCAGTGCCTCTGCCTACAGAGAACGTGACAATCACCGCCGGACAGAG AATCGACCTTGCAGTGCTGCTAGGAAAGACACCATCTTCCATGGAGAATGAGTCAACAAACCTGGAGTCATCCCAGGCCCCCTCCCTGGCGCAGCCCCTGGTGTTCAGCAATTCCAAGCAGAGTGCTATGTCCCAGCCGGCCTCTGGGAACTCCTTCTCTCACCACAGCATG GTGAGCATGCTGGGGAAAGGGTTTGGAGATGTCGGGGAggccaaaggcagcagcaccacGGGCTCGCAGTTCCTGGAGCAGTTCAAGACGGCCCAGGCTCTGGCCCAGCTGGCggctcagcacagccagccGGGCAGCAGCACCGCCGCCTCCTCCTGGGACATGGGATCGGCGACGCAGACCTCGTCCCTCGTGCAGTACG ATCTCAAGAACCCAACAGACTCTTCTGTGCACAGTCCCTTTGCCAAGCGGCAGGCCTTCACGTCCGCTTCGACGATGATAGAGGTGTTCATGCAGGACAAGCAGCCTGTGGTGACCGCCTCCACCACCGTGCCGGCGCCGCCGTCTTCGCCGCTGCCCAGCAAAGCCAACCCCGTTCCCCAAATGTCCCCGGGCTCCTCAGACAACCAGTCCTCCAGTccccagccagcacagcagaagctgaagcagcaaaagaaaaaagcgtCGTTAACATCCAAG ATTCCTGCGCTCGCGGTGGAGATGCCTGGCTCAGCAGATATCTCAGGGCTAAACCTGCAGTTTGGGGCGTTACAGTTTGGTTCGGAGCCTGTTCTCGCGGAGTACGAATCGACGCCCACGACGAGCGCCGCCGTTAGCCAGTCTCAGAGCAGCCTGTACACCAGCACTGCTAG TGAATCTTCATCCACAATTTCGTCCAATCAAAGCCAGGAGTCTGGTTACCAGAGCGGCACAATACAGACAGCAACGTTTACCTCCCAGAACAGCGCTCAGGGACCACTGTACGAACAGAGATCCACCCAGACGAGGCGATACCCAAATTCCATCTCCTCCTCGCCCCAGAAAGATCTAACCCAGGCCAAG aatgGTTTCAGTTCCGTACAACCCACGCCATTACAAAGCACGCAGGCTGTGGAAG GTGCTACAGGCCCCGCAGTGAAGTCCGAttccccctctgctcccagcatcGCGCCTCTCAATGACGGCGTGTCTGCGGCGTcgctgctgagcacagccagccagcACTCGAcggctctgagcagcctgagccaCAGCGaggagctgcccagcaccaccaccacccagcTCAGCAG taCGTTACCCACCCAGCAGAACAGTCTGTCCTCATCCACATCCTCTGGGCGAACATCAACATCAACTCTTCTG cacacAAGTGTGGAGAGTGAAGCGAGCCTCCATTCTTCTGCTAGCACTttctccacctcctccagcaCGGTGTCGGCTGCCCCGCCGGTCGTAAGCGTTTCATCCAGCCTCAGCAGCGTCAGCAGCCTGGGCCTCAGCCTCAGCAGTAACTCCACGGTGACGGCCTCGACTCGCAGCTCCGTCGCAACGACATCAG GAAAAGCCCCTCCCAACCTCCCCCCTGGAGTCCCGCCGTTGTTGCCTAACCCGTACATCATGGCTCCAGGATTGCTACATGCCTACCCG CCACAGGTGTATGGATATGATGACTTGCAAATGCTCCAGACGAGATTCCCACTG GATTATTACAGCATCCCATTCCCTACACCCACCACCCCACTGACTGGAAGAGATGGCAGCCTGAGCAGCAATCCGTACTCTG gtGACTTAACAAAATTCGGTCGAGGCGATGCCTCTTCCCCTGCTCCTGCAACGACTTTGGCGCAGCCTCAGCAGAGCCAGACCCAGACCCACCACACCACGCAGCAGACGTTCCTGAACCCAGCGCTGCCTCCTGGCTACAGTTACACCAGTCTGCCGTACTACACAGGGGTACCGGGGCTCCCCAGCACCTTCCAGTACGGGCCCGCCGTGTTCCCT GTTGCTCCTACCTCTTCCAAGCAGCATGGTGTGAATGTCAGCGTCAACGCATCAGCAACCCCTTTCCAGCAGCCCAGTGGCTATGGCTCTCATGGATACAGCGCTG GTGTATCTGTGACATCCAGTAACACAGGCGTGCCGGACATCTCGGGCTCTGTCTACTCCAAAACTCAG cAATCCTTCGAGAAGCAGGGATTTCACACTGGAACCCCGGCAGCCTCCTTCAACCTGCCTTCAGCGCTGGGCAGCGGCGGCCCCATCAACCCCGCAACGGCAGCCGCGtacccccccacccccttcaTGCACATCCTGACCCCGCATCAGCAGCCCCACTCACAGATCCTCCACCACCACCTGCAGCAGGACGGGCAG GTACTGCAACAGCTTCCATATTTGCAGATGATACTGTGCTGCCAACGCCAGCAGGAAGATCAG AGCGGCTCCGGGCAGCGCAGCCAAGGCAGCTCCATCCCCCAGAAATCCCAGGCCAACAAGTCCGCCTACAACAGCTACAGCTGGGGCACCAACTga
- the UBAP2L gene encoding ubiquitin-associated protein 2-like isoform X14: protein MMTSVGTNRARGNWEQTQTQSQTQHKQRPQATAEQIRLAQMISDHNDADFEEKVKQLIDITGKNQDECVIALHDCNGDVNRAINVLLEGNPDTHSWEMVGKKKGVSGQKDSGQTEPSEESKENRERDRDFSRRRGAPPRRGRGASRGREFRGQENGLDGGKSGGSSGRGTERGRRGRGRGRGGSGRRGGRFSAQGMGTFNPADYAEPASTDESYGNSNTNTWNNTGSFEPDDGTSAWRAATEEWGTEDWNEDLSETKIFTASNVSSVPLPTENVTITAGQRIDLAVLLGKTPSSMENESTNLESSQAPSLAQPLVFSNSKQSAMSQPASGNSFSHHSMVSMLGKGFGDVGEAKGSSTTGSQFLEQFKTAQALAQLAAQHSQPGSSTAASSWDMGSATQTSSLVQYDLKNPTDSSVHSPFAKRQAFTSASTMIEVFMQDKQPVVTASTTVPAPPSSPLPSKANPVPQMSPGSSDNQSSSPQPAQQKLKQQKKKASLTSKIPALAVEMPGSADISGLNLQFGALQFGSEPVLAEYESTPTTSAAVSQSQSSLYTSTASESSSTISSNQSQESGYQSGTIQTATFTSQNSAQGPLYEQRSTQTRRYPNSISSSPQKDLTQAKNGFSSVQPTPLQSTQAVEGATGPAVKSDSPSAPSIAPLNDGVSAASLLSTASQHSTALSSLSHSEELPSTTTTQLSSTLPTQQNSLSSSTSSGRTSTSTLLHTSVESEASLHSSASTFSTSSSTVSAAPPVVSVSSSLSSVSSLGLSLSSNSTVTASTRSSVATTSGKAPPNLPPGVPPLLPNPYIMAPGLLHAYPPQVYGYDDLQMLQTRFPLDYYSIPFPTPTTPLTGRDGSLSSNPYSGDLTKFGRGDASSPAPATTLAQPQQSQTQTHHTTQQTFLNPALPPGYSYTSLPYYTGVPGLPSTFQYGPAVFPVAPTSSKQHGVNVSVNASATPFQQPSGYGSHGYSAGVSVTSSNTGVPDISGSVYSKTQQSFEKQGFHTGTPAASFNLPSALGSGGPINPATAAAYPPTPFMHILTPHQQPHSQILHHHLQQDGQSGSGQRSQGSSIPQKSQANKSAYNSYSWGTN from the exons ATGATGACATCGGTGGGCACTAACCGAGCCCGGGGGAACTGGGAGCAGACACAGACACAGAGCCAGACACAGCACAAGCAGCGGCCGCAG GCCACTGCGGAACAGATTCGACTTGCACAGATGATTTCGGACCACAACGACGCCGACTTTGAGGAGAAGGTGAAACAA CTGATTGACATCACAGGCAAGAACCAGGATGAGTGTGTGATTGCTCTGCACGACTGCAATGGGGATGTTAACAGAGCCATCAatgtgctgctggagggcaATCCGGACACG CATTCCTGGGAAATGGTCGGGAAGAAGAAAGGCGTCTCGGGACAGAAGGACAGCGGACAGACAGAACCCAGCGAGGAGAGCAAAGAGAACCGCGAGAGAGATCGGGATTTCAGCAGACGACGCGGCGCGCCGCCGCGGCGGGGCCGAGGTGCCAGCCGTGGCAGGGAGT TTCGGGGCCAGGAGAATGGGCTGGATGGTGGGAAGAGTGGAGGCTCTTCTGGAAGAGGCACGGAGAGAGGGAGACGGGGACGTGGCCGGGGCCGAG GTGGCTCTGGAAGGCGGGGGGGAAGATTCTCTGCCCAAGGCATGGG AACTTTCAACCCGGCTGACTACGCCGAGCCGGCCAGCACGGACGAGAGCTATGGGAATAGCAACACCAACACGTGGAACAACACGGGCAGCTTCGAGCCGGACGATGGCACAA GTGCGTGGAGGGCTGCGACGGAGGAGTGGGGCACGGAGGACTGGAATGAAGAT CTGTCTGAGACAAAGATCTTCACTGCCTCCAACGTGTCTTCAGTGCCTCTGCCTACAGAGAACGTGACAATCACCGCCGGACAGAG AATCGACCTTGCAGTGCTGCTAGGAAAGACACCATCTTCCATGGAGAATGAGTCAACAAACCTGGAGTCATCCCAGGCCCCCTCCCTGGCGCAGCCCCTGGTGTTCAGCAATTCCAAGCAGAGTGCTATGTCCCAGCCGGCCTCTGGGAACTCCTTCTCTCACCACAGCATG GTGAGCATGCTGGGGAAAGGGTTTGGAGATGTCGGGGAggccaaaggcagcagcaccacGGGCTCGCAGTTCCTGGAGCAGTTCAAGACGGCCCAGGCTCTGGCCCAGCTGGCggctcagcacagccagccGGGCAGCAGCACCGCCGCCTCCTCCTGGGACATGGGATCGGCGACGCAGACCTCGTCCCTCGTGCAGTACG ATCTCAAGAACCCAACAGACTCTTCTGTGCACAGTCCCTTTGCCAAGCGGCAGGCCTTCACGTCCGCTTCGACGATGATAGAGGTGTTCATGCAGGACAAGCAGCCTGTGGTGACCGCCTCCACCACCGTGCCGGCGCCGCCGTCTTCGCCGCTGCCCAGCAAAGCCAACCCCGTTCCCCAAATGTCCCCGGGCTCCTCAGACAACCAGTCCTCCAGTccccagccagcacagcagaagctgaagcagcaaaagaaaaaagcgtCGTTAACATCCAAG ATTCCTGCGCTCGCGGTGGAGATGCCTGGCTCAGCAGATATCTCAGGGCTAAACCTGCAGTTTGGGGCGTTACAGTTTGGTTCGGAGCCTGTTCTCGCGGAGTACGAATCGACGCCCACGACGAGCGCCGCCGTTAGCCAGTCTCAGAGCAGCCTGTACACCAGCACTGCTAG TGAATCTTCATCCACAATTTCGTCCAATCAAAGCCAGGAGTCTGGTTACCAGAGCGGCACAATACAGACAGCAACGTTTACCTCCCAGAACAGCGCTCAGGGACCACTGTACGAACAGAGATCCACCCAGACGAGGCGATACCCAAATTCCATCTCCTCCTCGCCCCAGAAAGATCTAACCCAGGCCAAG aatgGTTTCAGTTCCGTACAACCCACGCCATTACAAAGCACGCAGGCTGTGGAAG GTGCTACAGGCCCCGCAGTGAAGTCCGAttccccctctgctcccagcatcGCGCCTCTCAATGACGGCGTGTCTGCGGCGTcgctgctgagcacagccagccagcACTCGAcggctctgagcagcctgagccaCAGCGaggagctgcccagcaccaccaccacccagcTCAGCAG taCGTTACCCACCCAGCAGAACAGTCTGTCCTCATCCACATCCTCTGGGCGAACATCAACATCAACTCTTCTG cacacAAGTGTGGAGAGTGAAGCGAGCCTCCATTCTTCTGCTAGCACTttctccacctcctccagcaCGGTGTCGGCTGCCCCGCCGGTCGTAAGCGTTTCATCCAGCCTCAGCAGCGTCAGCAGCCTGGGCCTCAGCCTCAGCAGTAACTCCACGGTGACGGCCTCGACTCGCAGCTCCGTCGCAACGACATCAG GAAAAGCCCCTCCCAACCTCCCCCCTGGAGTCCCGCCGTTGTTGCCTAACCCGTACATCATGGCTCCAGGATTGCTACATGCCTACCCG CCACAGGTGTATGGATATGATGACTTGCAAATGCTCCAGACGAGATTCCCACTG GATTATTACAGCATCCCATTCCCTACACCCACCACCCCACTGACTGGAAGAGATGGCAGCCTGAGCAGCAATCCGTACTCTG gtGACTTAACAAAATTCGGTCGAGGCGATGCCTCTTCCCCTGCTCCTGCAACGACTTTGGCGCAGCCTCAGCAGAGCCAGACCCAGACCCACCACACCACGCAGCAGACGTTCCTGAACCCAGCGCTGCCTCCTGGCTACAGTTACACCAGTCTGCCGTACTACACAGGGGTACCGGGGCTCCCCAGCACCTTCCAGTACGGGCCCGCCGTGTTCCCT GTTGCTCCTACCTCTTCCAAGCAGCATGGTGTGAATGTCAGCGTCAACGCATCAGCAACCCCTTTCCAGCAGCCCAGTGGCTATGGCTCTCATGGATACAGCGCTG GTGTATCTGTGACATCCAGTAACACAGGCGTGCCGGACATCTCGGGCTCTGTCTACTCCAAAACTCAG cAATCCTTCGAGAAGCAGGGATTTCACACTGGAACCCCGGCAGCCTCCTTCAACCTGCCTTCAGCGCTGGGCAGCGGCGGCCCCATCAACCCCGCAACGGCAGCCGCGtacccccccacccccttcaTGCACATCCTGACCCCGCATCAGCAGCCCCACTCACAGATCCTCCACCACCACCTGCAGCAGGACGGGCAG AGCGGCTCCGGGCAGCGCAGCCAAGGCAGCTCCATCCCCCAGAAATCCCAGGCCAACAAGTCCGCCTACAACAGCTACAGCTGGGGCACCAACTga
- the UBAP2L gene encoding ubiquitin-associated protein 2-like isoform X11, which translates to MMTSVGTNRARGNWEQTQTQSQTQHKQRPQATAEQIRLAQMISDHNDADFEEKVKQLIDITGKNQDECVIALHDCNGDVNRAINVLLEGNPDTHSWEMVGKKKGVSGQKDSGQTEPSEESKENRERDRDFSRRRGAPPRRGRGASRGREFRGQENGLDGGKSGGSSGRGTERGRRGRGRGRGGSGRRGGRFSAQGMGTFNPADYAEPASTDESYGNSNTNTWNNTGSFEPDDGTSAWRAATEEWGTEDWNEDLSETKIFTASNVSSVPLPTENVTITAGQRIDLAVLLGKTPSSMENESTNLESSQAPSLAQPLVFSNSKQSAMSQPASGNSFSHHSMVSMLGKGFGDVGEAKGSSTTGSQFLEQFKTAQALAQLAAQHSQPGSSTAASSWDMGSATQTSSLVQYDLKNPTDSSVHSPFAKRQAFTSASTMIEVFMQDKQPVVTASTTVPAPPSSPLPSKANPVPQMSPGSSDNQSSSPQPAQQKLKQQKKKASLTSKIPALAVEMPGSADISGLNLQFGALQFGSEPVLAEYESTPTTSAAVSQSQSSLYTSTASESSSTISSNQSQESGYQSGTIQTATFTSQNSAQGPLYEQRSTQTRRYPNSISSSPQKDLTQAKNGFSSVQPTPLQSTQAVEAGATGPAVKSDSPSAPSIAPLNDGVSAASLLSTASQHSTALSSLSHSEELPSTTTTQLSSTLPTQQNSLSSSTSSGRTSTSTLLHTSVESEASLHSSASTFSTSSSTVSAAPPVVSVSSSLSSVSSLGLSLSSNSTVTASTRSSVATTSGKAPPNLPPGVPPLLPNPYIMAPGLLHAYPPQVYGYDDLQMLQTRFPLDYYSIPFPTPTTPLTGRDGSLSSNPYSGDLTKFGRGDASSPAPATTLAQPQQSQTQTHHTTQQTFLNPALPPGYSYTSLPYYTGVPGLPSTFQYGPAVFPVAPTSSKQHGVNVSVNASATPFQQPSGYGSHGYSAGVSVTSSNTGVPDISGSVYSKTQQSFEKQGFHTGTPAASFNLPSALGSGGPINPATAAAYPPTPFMHILTPHQQPHSQILHHHLQQDGQVLQQLPYLQMILCCQRQQEDQSGSGQRSQGSSIPQKSQANKSAYNSYSWGTN; encoded by the exons ATGATGACATCGGTGGGCACTAACCGAGCCCGGGGGAACTGGGAGCAGACACAGACACAGAGCCAGACACAGCACAAGCAGCGGCCGCAG GCCACTGCGGAACAGATTCGACTTGCACAGATGATTTCGGACCACAACGACGCCGACTTTGAGGAGAAGGTGAAACAA CTGATTGACATCACAGGCAAGAACCAGGATGAGTGTGTGATTGCTCTGCACGACTGCAATGGGGATGTTAACAGAGCCATCAatgtgctgctggagggcaATCCGGACACG CATTCCTGGGAAATGGTCGGGAAGAAGAAAGGCGTCTCGGGACAGAAGGACAGCGGACAGACAGAACCCAGCGAGGAGAGCAAAGAGAACCGCGAGAGAGATCGGGATTTCAGCAGACGACGCGGCGCGCCGCCGCGGCGGGGCCGAGGTGCCAGCCGTGGCAGGGAGT TTCGGGGCCAGGAGAATGGGCTGGATGGTGGGAAGAGTGGAGGCTCTTCTGGAAGAGGCACGGAGAGAGGGAGACGGGGACGTGGCCGGGGCCGAG GTGGCTCTGGAAGGCGGGGGGGAAGATTCTCTGCCCAAGGCATGGG AACTTTCAACCCGGCTGACTACGCCGAGCCGGCCAGCACGGACGAGAGCTATGGGAATAGCAACACCAACACGTGGAACAACACGGGCAGCTTCGAGCCGGACGATGGCACAA GTGCGTGGAGGGCTGCGACGGAGGAGTGGGGCACGGAGGACTGGAATGAAGAT CTGTCTGAGACAAAGATCTTCACTGCCTCCAACGTGTCTTCAGTGCCTCTGCCTACAGAGAACGTGACAATCACCGCCGGACAGAG AATCGACCTTGCAGTGCTGCTAGGAAAGACACCATCTTCCATGGAGAATGAGTCAACAAACCTGGAGTCATCCCAGGCCCCCTCCCTGGCGCAGCCCCTGGTGTTCAGCAATTCCAAGCAGAGTGCTATGTCCCAGCCGGCCTCTGGGAACTCCTTCTCTCACCACAGCATG GTGAGCATGCTGGGGAAAGGGTTTGGAGATGTCGGGGAggccaaaggcagcagcaccacGGGCTCGCAGTTCCTGGAGCAGTTCAAGACGGCCCAGGCTCTGGCCCAGCTGGCggctcagcacagccagccGGGCAGCAGCACCGCCGCCTCCTCCTGGGACATGGGATCGGCGACGCAGACCTCGTCCCTCGTGCAGTACG ATCTCAAGAACCCAACAGACTCTTCTGTGCACAGTCCCTTTGCCAAGCGGCAGGCCTTCACGTCCGCTTCGACGATGATAGAGGTGTTCATGCAGGACAAGCAGCCTGTGGTGACCGCCTCCACCACCGTGCCGGCGCCGCCGTCTTCGCCGCTGCCCAGCAAAGCCAACCCCGTTCCCCAAATGTCCCCGGGCTCCTCAGACAACCAGTCCTCCAGTccccagccagcacagcagaagctgaagcagcaaaagaaaaaagcgtCGTTAACATCCAAG ATTCCTGCGCTCGCGGTGGAGATGCCTGGCTCAGCAGATATCTCAGGGCTAAACCTGCAGTTTGGGGCGTTACAGTTTGGTTCGGAGCCTGTTCTCGCGGAGTACGAATCGACGCCCACGACGAGCGCCGCCGTTAGCCAGTCTCAGAGCAGCCTGTACACCAGCACTGCTAG TGAATCTTCATCCACAATTTCGTCCAATCAAAGCCAGGAGTCTGGTTACCAGAGCGGCACAATACAGACAGCAACGTTTACCTCCCAGAACAGCGCTCAGGGACCACTGTACGAACAGAGATCCACCCAGACGAGGCGATACCCAAATTCCATCTCCTCCTCGCCCCAGAAAGATCTAACCCAGGCCAAG aatgGTTTCAGTTCCGTACAACCCACGCCATTACAAAGCACGCAGGCTGTGGAAG CAGGTGCTACAGGCCCCGCAGTGAAGTCCGAttccccctctgctcccagcatcGCGCCTCTCAATGACGGCGTGTCTGCGGCGTcgctgctgagcacagccagccagcACTCGAcggctctgagcagcctgagccaCAGCGaggagctgcccagcaccaccaccacccagcTCAGCAG taCGTTACCCACCCAGCAGAACAGTCTGTCCTCATCCACATCCTCTGGGCGAACATCAACATCAACTCTTCTG cacacAAGTGTGGAGAGTGAAGCGAGCCTCCATTCTTCTGCTAGCACTttctccacctcctccagcaCGGTGTCGGCTGCCCCGCCGGTCGTAAGCGTTTCATCCAGCCTCAGCAGCGTCAGCAGCCTGGGCCTCAGCCTCAGCAGTAACTCCACGGTGACGGCCTCGACTCGCAGCTCCGTCGCAACGACATCAG GAAAAGCCCCTCCCAACCTCCCCCCTGGAGTCCCGCCGTTGTTGCCTAACCCGTACATCATGGCTCCAGGATTGCTACATGCCTACCCG CCACAGGTGTATGGATATGATGACTTGCAAATGCTCCAGACGAGATTCCCACTG GATTATTACAGCATCCCATTCCCTACACCCACCACCCCACTGACTGGAAGAGATGGCAGCCTGAGCAGCAATCCGTACTCTG gtGACTTAACAAAATTCGGTCGAGGCGATGCCTCTTCCCCTGCTCCTGCAACGACTTTGGCGCAGCCTCAGCAGAGCCAGACCCAGACCCACCACACCACGCAGCAGACGTTCCTGAACCCAGCGCTGCCTCCTGGCTACAGTTACACCAGTCTGCCGTACTACACAGGGGTACCGGGGCTCCCCAGCACCTTCCAGTACGGGCCCGCCGTGTTCCCT GTTGCTCCTACCTCTTCCAAGCAGCATGGTGTGAATGTCAGCGTCAACGCATCAGCAACCCCTTTCCAGCAGCCCAGTGGCTATGGCTCTCATGGATACAGCGCTG GTGTATCTGTGACATCCAGTAACACAGGCGTGCCGGACATCTCGGGCTCTGTCTACTCCAAAACTCAG cAATCCTTCGAGAAGCAGGGATTTCACACTGGAACCCCGGCAGCCTCCTTCAACCTGCCTTCAGCGCTGGGCAGCGGCGGCCCCATCAACCCCGCAACGGCAGCCGCGtacccccccacccccttcaTGCACATCCTGACCCCGCATCAGCAGCCCCACTCACAGATCCTCCACCACCACCTGCAGCAGGACGGGCAG GTACTGCAACAGCTTCCATATTTGCAGATGATACTGTGCTGCCAACGCCAGCAGGAAGATCAG AGCGGCTCCGGGCAGCGCAGCCAAGGCAGCTCCATCCCCCAGAAATCCCAGGCCAACAAGTCCGCCTACAACAGCTACAGCTGGGGCACCAACTga